DNA from Pseudomonas mendocina:
GAATGTCGCCACGGGCGCGGCTCGTGGCGTCAGTGGTTCAATTCGCTCGGCTGGCAGCCATCTGGTAGGCAGTTTCCAGTGCCACTTGCAGGCTGCCGATATCTATCCGGCCGGTACCGGCGAGATCCAGCGCGGTGCCGTGATCCACCGATGTGCGAATGATCGGCAGTCCCAAGGTGACGTTCAGCGCGGCGCCAAAACCCTTGAACTTGAGCACCGGCAGGCCCTGGTCGTGATACATGGCCAGGACGGCATCGGCATGTTCGAGGTACTTGGGAGTGAACAGGGTGTCGGCTGGCAAGGGGCCGATCAGGTTCATGCCTTCTGTGCGCAGGCGCTTCAGTGTCGGTTCGATGATCTCGATTTCCTCGCGGCCAAGGTGCCCGCCTTCGCCCGCATGTGGATTGAGACCGCAGACCAGGATGCGTGGCTCGGCGATGCCGAACTTGCTTTGCAGATCGGCATGCAGGATACGGGTAACGCGCTCCAGGCGTTCAGCAGTGATGGCGGCGACGACATCTTTCAGCGGTAGATGGGTGGTGACCAGGGCGACACGAAGGCCACGGGTGGCCAGCATCATCACCACTTGCTCGGTATG
Protein-coding regions in this window:
- the pdxA gene encoding 4-hydroxythreonine-4-phosphate dehydrogenase PdxA, encoding MSAHRLFALTPGEPAGIGPDLCLLLAREKQPETLVAIASRQLLSERAAQLGLDIELLGAEPGQWPDSPAAAGSLYVWDTPLAAQAEPGKLAPANAGYVLETLTRAGQGCLNGTFAGMITAPVHKGVINEGGIAFSGHTEFLADLTHTEQVVMMLATRGLRVALVTTHLPLKDVVAAITAERLERVTRILHADLQSKFGIAEPRILVCGLNPHAGEGGHLGREEIEIIEPTLKRLRTEGMNLIGPLPADTLFTPKYLEHADAVLAMYHDQGLPVLKFKGFGAALNVTLGLPIIRTSVDHGTALDLAGTGRIDIGSLQVALETAYQMAASRAN